The Spirochaetaceae bacterium DNA window CCGGTCCATCCTCGCGTATGCGGGGAGCGCCGCGGGCGTGGCGTCGTCGAGGAGCTACGATCGCGTACGCTCGACGTGTTTGGTGAGGTCGATCGAGCGCACCGCGGGTCCATCTGCCGGATCATACCGGTCGGGGTGGCAGGTGAGCACGAGAATCTGAAACTCCCTGGCGCACTGCACCATGAACTCGTACAGCCAGCGCATGCGTGATGGGTCGCTCTGCACGAGCTGGTCGTCCAGAACGACGGTGCTGCCGAGCTTCTCCGCGATGGTGAGCCGCAGCACGGTGGCAAGCTGATCGCGGGTCCCGACCGACAACCTCGACAACTCCCGCTCGCTGCCGGCGGCCTCGATACTCTCAGTCGAAAGCGTCGGCGCGATCGACACCTCGCCGTACGCGCCACCGGTCAGTTCGGAGACGCGCCGCGACACCGGTTCGACGAGCGCCTTGCCGAGGTGCACGGCATCTTCGGCCTCGGCCTCGCGCAGCGTTTCGAGCAGCAGCTTCCAGGCGCCATATTCGATTTCAACCTCGCCCTCGCGGCGGTCGATGGCCTTCACGGCCTCGTCCGCCTGTTCGAGTTGCTCCTGGACGGAATGACCCCCAACCTGTTGCAGCGCGCCTTCCGCCTTCTGCAACTCGGCCTGCCGAGCGTTGCATTCTTCGGCCAGGAGCCGTACGGCTTCCCCTGCCTGCTCGCGGTCCCGTTCGGTGACTCCCCTCTCCGGTACGGGCAGTTCTGCGAACCTGGCGCGGACAGCCTCGAGGTGAGCGTGTGCCGCGGCGAGATCTTCGCGCTGCACCAGAGCGGCGCGCTCATCGACCCTACCGGTCAGCCGGTCGCGTGCCTCGCGCGCCGATTCGACCGTCTCTCTGCACCTGGTGCTGCGCGACTCGGCAACCGCCAGCCGCTGCGAGCGCTCCCGTACCCTGGTTCGGGCTTGTTCGATTTCGTTGCCGGCCCCGGTCTCCAGCGTTGCGAGCTCCTTGCCCAGGTTCCGGTCCTCTTCCCTCAGGGTGTCGAGTTCCGCTTCCACCTGCGCCAGAGCCGACTCCCAGCCGTCGTCGAGAGCCTTCCGTTGGTCTTCGAGCGCGGCTTCCTGCTTGTCCAGCTCCTGCCGGCTGGACTCGATGCTTCCCTCGGCCCTGGACACTTGCCGTCCAAGGTCGGCGATCAGTCCGGTTCTGCGATCGCGATCGGCGCGAATGGATTCCAGCTTCTCTTCCAGCGCGGCCGTGTCGGCAATGTCGGTGTCGGCGCCGTCGCCGGACGCGCACTGACGAACGAACTCCTCCAGGTCCCGCTCGCCAAGATGGGCACCAAGTTGGCGTTCGAGTCGTTCCCGCTCCCGCTCGCGCTCGGTTATGAATGCGTCTTCATACGCGGCGGCCGCGGCGCGCTCGTGTTCCTGCTCCGCTTCGCGGGCCAGACGGTCAGCCTCGGCCAGCTTGTTCTCGCCCGTGCGGCACTTCGCGAAAACCTCGTCCAGGTTGTCGACGTCGAGGCGTTGGAACAGCCCGGTGGTCGCGTCGGCCCACTGCGTTCGCAGCCGCGAAGCTCGCCGGCGGGAATCGCGTCGCCCGCCCTGAATCTCGATCTGCCCGACACCCTCCAGCTCCACACGGAGACGCGCGGCCGCTTCGACCGCAACAGGCCGAGTCAGGTCGTCCGTCCGGGACGGTCCGTCGTCGGCGCGGGTCGTGACGGACAGCGGGCGGGCAGGTGTGATCTCGACCGACACTCCCACCTGCAGGGCCTCTTCCGCAACCCGGAGATCCGTCTGCAACGCGCGCAGTTTTTCCAACTGTTCGGAGTCCGGCAAGGAGAGATCCTCGATCGACGCGCGCAGCGCCTCCGCACGCTCCGATTTCGCCCGCGCCGCTGCACGCAGATTCCTCGCGCGCCGGACCGACTCGTCGATCTCGGCAAGCTGCCTGCGTGACGCCAGCAGCTTCAGAGCCAGGGTACGTTCGGTAACGCGACTGATTTCAGCGGCGTCCTTGCGGTCCTGTTCTTGCGCCTGTTGCACGCGCGACCTGGCCGCGGTTATCTCCCGTGACCTGGCCGCCAAGTCCGCGCGCAGCCGCTGCGCCGCGGCCTCCAGGTCTCGAACTCCGGAGGCCTCCGCCTTGACCTGCTCGACCTCCGTTCGCCGGTTCCTGTTCTTGAGCCGGAGATTCTCGATCTCCTGCGTGCGGATAGTTCGCTTCTGCCGCGCGTCGCCACTCTCCAACTCGGCCAGGCGATCGCGGGCGGTTTGGAGGCAGGCGCGTTCGCGCCGTTCTGTTTCGGCCGCCTGTTCCATGCCCTTGTCGGCCGCGCTGACCGCTTCCTTGGCAGCCGACAGTTCCCGATTGGCCTGGTCCAGGTCGGCATGAAGACCCTGGATGCGGTCTCGTTCGCGTTCTGCCTTGGCGATTTCGGTGCCGGCAGTGTCTCTCGCCTGCTGTCGATCCCAGGCCATGTCGATCCGCTTGTGATGTCGACGCGCGTTGTCGAGCTGGCTGCGGGCTTCGTCGAGTTCGTCGCTGAATTTCTTGACCCGTGTTCGGGCATCGTCACTCTCGGTAACGCGGCGGCGAATCTCGGTTCGCCGCTGGTCGGCGGCCTGACGCTGGTCGCGAAGGTTGATCCATGGCGATCCTCGACGCCGGCTCCGTTGCCCAGTACCCGTGAATGCCTCGTCAACGCGCTCCTGGGTGCGGGCGACAACGGTTCGGAACACCGGGTCCTGGACCAGCGCCTGCAGCGCCGCGGTAAGCTGTCCTTTCCCTGACTCGTCGGCGTCATCGTCGAGACTCCGGTCGAGCACGGCGGCGACTTCACGCTGATCGGCCAGCAGGGTGGTCGCCAGGAACGACTCGGAGAAACCCTTGGGGCTCCCTTTGCCGCCTGGTGGTCGCAGGCCCCAGCGCAGCAGCTCTCGAATCCGGCCGTCTACCTGGCGCCCCTTGGCCTCCTGAGTGAAGGTCTTGCCGTCACGCGAGAACTCCAGGTAGCTCGAGCCATCCGCCCCCTTGCCGAAGCTCTTGCGCACGCGCCAGATGCGCTGTGGCTCGGTCTCGAACGTCAGTGCCACCCGCGGGGGTTGATCGGTATGCCAGTCCTCGAAGTCGCGGGCGGCCGTTGCGCCGTGCAGCAGCAGCAGCCCGGCACGCATGGCGTCCACGAGCGTCGACTTGCCGATCTCGTTCGGTCCGTACAGGACGTTGAGTCCGTGATCGAAAGAGACTTCGGCGCAGCGTATTCCGGCGAAGTGCCGTACGGAGATCTGCCTGATCCACATCGCTGCTTACGGTTCCCGGACCAAACCGTAGAGATGATGGAGGGCGCGCTCGGCCTCCGGCTCGTCCGCCGCGCGCTCGCTCAGCCGCCGGACGACGGACCGGAGCACCTCTGGCAAGTCGTCCGTGAACTGCGACGAGTCGGCCGCGTCGAGTCGCAGCCGACTCCGGTCGGCGATCAGCACCCCGACCCTCGGATGCGACGACAGCGACCCCTCCAACTCCGTCAGCACACGAACGGCCTCGTCGTATTCGTGCAGTGGCAGTCGCATATCGAGCGTGAGCCTGAGCACGGTCTTTCTCATGTTGTCGTCCCGCAATCGCCGCAGCTCCGCGAGGGAACGGCAGGTCTCTTCCCGCCACGACCAGGCCGCGACCGCTTCTTTGTTGACCAGGGCCCGCCGCGCCCGGTCGCGCGGAAAGAACACCACGGCGACGTGGCCGGAGTCGTTCTCCCCGAATCTGGTTGCTTCGGGTGCTCCCGGATAGATGGTCGGAGCCTTGGCATCCGGCTCCACATCGCGATAGCCGTGCGTGTCGCCGATCGCGAGATAGTCGAGTCCGCGCTCCACCGCGGCGTTCCGTTCTATCGGGAACGTGGTCTGGTGGTCCTCGAGGTCGAAGGTCTGGCCGTGAATGAGCCCGATGCGAATCCGCTCATCGCCAACGGCGCGCGCCGGAAGGCTGGCCGCCAAACCGGTCTGACCCGCACGCGAACGACACGGCCTCGCATACACGACCGCGGCAGACCCGAGCGGCAACTCGAACTCATCGGAATCGACCACGTGCACGTAGCCGGGCAGTCCGCGCCGGAACGGATTTCCCGGGGCATAGATCGAGTTCGGCGTCAACGGGTCGTGGTTCCCCGGCAGCAGGATGACCGGCCGCGTCCACGACCTGCGCCCGAATTCGGACAGCAGTCCTTGCCACCATTCCCGGTCCGGTCGCGGCTCGTCGAACAGATCGCCCGCGCACAGAACCGCGTCTACTCCACGGCTCTCGGCGAGGTCGAGAATCCGCCCCACCACTTCGAGGCGCGCCCGCGTCAATCGTTTCTCCTGCTCCGGCGTCACCGCGGGGAATCGCAAGCCGAGATGCCAGTCGGCGGTGTGCAGTAACTTGAGTGCCACGTCCACTCCCTTGCGCTCGTTCACGTCGGTCCGGTCATGCGATGACAAACTCCAGGTCGAACAGCCGCGCAGCCCGCGGCGGTTCGTACCGGCGGCGGTGGGCTTCCGACCGCCAGCGCTCATAGTCGCCGTCATCTCGGGCCGCGAGCCGTTCGATCCGGTCGTCGGCGTCGCTCAGCTCGTGTTCCAGGCGCCGGATGCGGTCTTCGGCGCGGCCGCGGGCATCGGCGCCCAACGCCGCGTCGCGCCGTTCCTCGGCCTGCTTGAGCTGATCCGAGATTTCCCGCTGCCCGCGGCGAAGCACCAGAAGTCGATCTTCCACGTACTGGTCGAGCTGGTCCAGGGCACGGGAGAATGCCTGCGCTTCGGCGTCGGCGGCATGGGTCTGGTCGAAGAACAGTTCTTCGTCCACCACTTCGTCCAGGTCGGCGGTGGTCACGGAAAGGTCGTCGAGCGGAGCCGGCAGATCTTCGCACGGCATAGCGAGCAACTCCAGCGCTGCTTCCGCCGGCCGCAGGACTGCCGAATCTTCGAACACGGCGGTCGCCACCAGGCGATCCTCTCGCTCGAATCCCCGATAGGAGATGCGGCTCAGCGCCAGGCGGCCGCGCGCCCCTCGGCGCCGCTCCAGCACCTCCGGCGCCTGCGCGGTGAGCCGGAACCGCACCGAGAAGGTCCCCGATCCTGTCCGTCGAGCATCGTCAACCGCGGCCCGCACCAGCGGATGGGCGACGTGCAGGGCATCGAACTCTTCCAACGCATCCGCATGCCCTGCCGCGACCGAGAGCCCTTCCGACAGCGCACCGGGAAGCCGCTCGCAAGCGGGAATGCGGATCAGCCGGCGGCGTTTGTGAACCTCGCTC harbors:
- a CDS encoding DNA repair exonuclease, which produces MALKLLHTADWHLGLRFPAVTPEQEKRLTRARLEVVGRILDLAESRGVDAVLCAGDLFDEPRPDREWWQGLLSEFGRRSWTRPVILLPGNHDPLTPNSIYAPGNPFRRGLPGYVHVVDSDEFELPLGSAAVVYARPCRSRAGQTGLAASLPARAVGDERIRIGLIHGQTFDLEDHQTTFPIERNAAVERGLDYLAIGDTHGYRDVEPDAKAPTIYPGAPEATRFGENDSGHVAVVFFPRDRARRALVNKEAVAAWSWREETCRSLAELRRLRDDNMRKTVLRLTLDMRLPLHEYDEAVRVLTELEGSLSSHPRVGVLIADRSRLRLDAADSSQFTDDLPEVLRSVVRRLSERAADEPEAERALHHLYGLVREP
- a CDS encoding AAA family ATPase encodes the protein MWIRQISVRHFAGIRCAEVSFDHGLNVLYGPNEIGKSTLVDAMRAGLLLLHGATAARDFEDWHTDQPPRVALTFETEPQRIWRVRKSFGKGADGSSYLEFSRDGKTFTQEAKGRQVDGRIRELLRWGLRPPGGKGSPKGFSESFLATTLLADQREVAAVLDRSLDDDADESGKGQLTAALQALVQDPVFRTVVARTQERVDEAFTGTGQRSRRRGSPWINLRDQRQAADQRRTEIRRRVTESDDARTRVKKFSDELDEARSQLDNARRHHKRIDMAWDRQQARDTAGTEIAKAERERDRIQGLHADLDQANRELSAAKEAVSAADKGMEQAAETERRERACLQTARDRLAELESGDARQKRTIRTQEIENLRLKNRNRRTEVEQVKAEASGVRDLEAAAQRLRADLAARSREITAARSRVQQAQEQDRKDAAEISRVTERTLALKLLASRRQLAEIDESVRRARNLRAAARAKSERAEALRASIEDLSLPDSEQLEKLRALQTDLRVAEEALQVGVSVEITPARPLSVTTRADDGPSRTDDLTRPVAVEAAARLRVELEGVGQIEIQGGRRDSRRRASRLRTQWADATTGLFQRLDVDNLDEVFAKCRTGENKLAEADRLAREAEQEHERAAAAAYEDAFITERERERERLERQLGAHLGERDLEEFVRQCASGDGADTDIADTAALEEKLESIRADRDRRTGLIADLGRQVSRAEGSIESSRQELDKQEAALEDQRKALDDGWESALAQVEAELDTLREEDRNLGKELATLETGAGNEIEQARTRVRERSQRLAVAESRSTRCRETVESAREARDRLTGRVDERAALVQREDLAAAHAHLEAVRARFAELPVPERGVTERDREQAGEAVRLLAEECNARQAELQKAEGALQQVGGHSVQEQLEQADEAVKAIDRREGEVEIEYGAWKLLLETLREAEAEDAVHLGKALVEPVSRRVSELTGGAYGEVSIAPTLSTESIEAAGSERELSRLSVGTRDQLATVLRLTIAEKLGSTVVLDDQLVQSDPSRMRWLYEFMVQCAREFQILVLTCHPDRYDPADGPAVRSIDLTKHVERTRS